A single genomic interval of Lewinellaceae bacterium harbors:
- a CDS encoding OmpA family protein, whose protein sequence is MHGGSTSAQSARLNVSDFVLSGDTRQIGDRCFRLTEAVDWASGSIWYKAPIRLDASFEMQLQLMLGCDDRTGADGMVFVFSPYAKVTGHAGEGMGFSGLYPSLGIEIDTWENEHLSDPPQDHVAILQHGYVDHLFNLEGPVIIRNVEDCQLHDFTIRWDEPGKTLSLQLDGEMVISYHGNLVKELFAGNPVVYWGVTAATGKFNNRQEICFEKLEFSSPAPLAVYTPAEARALLGGKLSTLAHVSYQSGSTRLLPESEQELYKLLQLLQANPAHKIIIQGHTDNQGSAQVNQQLSEKRAQAIANFLISHGIKPDRIQVQGLGEDFPEQSNETPAGRLRNRRIMVQLYKPRA, encoded by the coding sequence ATGCATGGTGGGTCCACTTCTGCACAATCGGCCAGGCTGAATGTGAGTGACTTCGTATTATCCGGGGATACCCGCCAAATTGGGGACCGGTGCTTCCGGCTTACGGAAGCCGTAGACTGGGCTTCGGGCTCAATCTGGTACAAAGCGCCCATCCGCCTGGATGCCTCCTTCGAGATGCAGCTCCAATTGATGCTGGGCTGTGATGACCGCACCGGAGCGGACGGGATGGTATTTGTTTTCTCTCCCTATGCTAAAGTCACCGGTCACGCGGGAGAAGGCATGGGTTTCTCCGGTTTGTATCCATCCCTGGGCATTGAAATCGACACCTGGGAAAATGAACATCTTTCAGACCCTCCCCAGGACCATGTGGCAATTCTTCAACATGGGTATGTGGATCATCTGTTTAACCTGGAGGGGCCGGTGATCATCAGGAATGTGGAAGACTGCCAGCTCCATGACTTTACCATCCGATGGGATGAGCCCGGTAAAACTTTGAGCCTGCAGCTGGATGGTGAAATGGTGATCTCTTATCATGGTAATCTTGTAAAGGAACTTTTTGCAGGCAATCCGGTGGTCTACTGGGGCGTTACCGCCGCCACCGGGAAATTCAACAACCGGCAGGAGATCTGTTTCGAAAAACTGGAATTCAGTTCTCCCGCGCCGTTAGCGGTTTATACCCCTGCAGAAGCCAGGGCATTGCTCGGAGGCAAATTGTCCACCCTCGCACATGTCAGTTATCAAAGCGGCAGCACCAGACTATTGCCTGAGTCAGAACAGGAATTGTATAAACTCCTGCAATTGCTGCAGGCAAACCCTGCGCACAAGATCATCATTCAGGGTCATACGGATAACCAGGGCTCCGCCCAGGTAAACCAACAGTTATCGGAAAAGCGTGCTCAGGCTATTGCCAATTTTTTGATATCCCATGGGATAAAACCAGACCGTATCCAGGTCCAGGGGTTAGGCGAAGATTTCCCGGAACAATCCAATGAAACCCCGGCAGGGCGCCTCAGGAACCGGCGTATCATGGTCCAGCTCTACAAGCCACGGGCATAA
- a CDS encoding NAD-dependent succinate-semialdehyde dehydrogenase, whose translation MFESINPASGALIHTYPETPNVEDCIERSHRCWEGYRRTPFAERAAKLKVLADLLHTNREKLGLLMTLEMGKKTAEALAEVDKCAWACTYYADHAEFFLQNEVIDTDASLSYVACEPLGVILAVMPWNFPFWQVFRFAAPALMAGNTALLKHASNVSGCALAIQDLFRQAGFPEDAFITLLIPSSKVRDVIAHPRVKAITLTGSDGAGRSVAAEAGKQLKKCVLELGGSDPYLILADADIDLAVKTCVQSRLINAGQSCIAAKRFIIVPEVYDAFAKQFVQAMQAIGMGDPSSPDTGIGPLARLDLRDDLHDQVVRSVAMGAKILLGGRIPIGEGAFYPPTVLGNVTPDMPAFEEELFGPVAPLIRAESEEHAIALANDSVFGLGAAVFSRDQEKAKRIAQYEVQAGSCFVNGLVKSDPRLPFGGINLSGFGRELSHHGIMEFVNVKTVWMK comes from the coding sequence ATGTTCGAATCCATAAATCCGGCCAGCGGTGCCCTGATACACACTTATCCGGAAACTCCGAATGTAGAAGACTGTATCGAGCGTTCACACCGCTGCTGGGAGGGGTACCGGCGGACTCCCTTTGCAGAGCGAGCAGCCAAATTGAAAGTATTGGCTGACTTGCTGCACACCAACCGGGAAAAATTAGGTCTTTTGATGACACTCGAAATGGGAAAGAAGACGGCAGAGGCTCTTGCTGAAGTGGATAAGTGTGCCTGGGCTTGCACCTATTATGCCGATCATGCCGAATTTTTCCTGCAGAACGAAGTGATTGATACCGATGCTTCGCTCAGCTACGTGGCTTGCGAACCATTAGGAGTGATACTGGCTGTCATGCCCTGGAATTTTCCATTTTGGCAGGTCTTCCGTTTTGCTGCTCCGGCGCTGATGGCAGGCAATACAGCGTTGTTGAAACATGCCAGCAATGTGAGCGGATGTGCGTTGGCTATCCAGGACCTCTTCCGGCAAGCCGGATTCCCTGAGGATGCATTTATCACATTACTGATTCCTTCTTCCAAAGTGCGGGATGTGATCGCCCATCCCAGAGTCAAAGCGATAACACTTACCGGTAGTGATGGCGCGGGTCGTTCGGTAGCTGCCGAGGCGGGTAAACAGCTAAAGAAGTGCGTACTAGAACTGGGCGGTAGCGACCCATACCTCATTTTAGCCGATGCAGACATCGACCTGGCTGTAAAGACCTGTGTTCAGAGCCGATTGATCAATGCCGGTCAGTCCTGCATAGCAGCCAAAAGGTTTATTATCGTCCCCGAAGTGTATGATGCATTTGCCAAACAATTTGTCCAGGCAATGCAAGCGATCGGTATGGGTGATCCTTCCAGCCCAGATACCGGTATAGGCCCTTTAGCCCGTCTTGATCTCAGGGATGATCTGCACGATCAGGTTGTTCGATCGGTCGCAATGGGGGCCAAAATTCTGCTGGGTGGCAGGATCCCGATCGGCGAGGGTGCGTTTTATCCTCCTACGGTCCTGGGGAATGTCACACCGGATATGCCCGCTTTTGAGGAAGAATTGTTTGGGCCGGTTGCACCCCTGATCCGGGCGGAAAGTGAAGAACATGCTATCGCACTGGCCAACGATTCCGTTTTTGGCCTGGGAGCGGCAGTTTTTTCCAGGGACCAGGAAAAGGCAAAACGCATTGCCCAGTACGAAGTGCAGGCCGGCAGCTGCTTTGTAAACGGATTGGTGAAATCAGATCCCCGGCTTCCCTTCGGAGGCATCAACCTCAGCGGTTTCGGCCGCGAGCTTTCACACCACGGCATCATGGAGTTTGTGAATGTGAAGACAGTCTGGATGAAATAG
- a CDS encoding RNA polymerase sigma factor, producing MQASLSTDADLVRQIKLDQNNAAISQLYSRYFPRLFQYCLKLTSDKEAAFDIAQDVFINALDKIGQLREEQFFQFWIFRSVKNECMDHLKTSACVKLDDVAPLVCGIRAEEEDEQIQLQDHEMHYAQLLDAATRLPLNMRDIFRMKYLESKSLKEISTSTNLTISAVKMRLARARHKLEETCSFAALYN from the coding sequence ATGCAAGCATCACTTTCTACCGACGCCGATTTAGTACGCCAGATTAAGCTGGACCAGAACAATGCTGCCATTTCACAACTCTACAGCCGTTACTTTCCACGCCTTTTTCAATACTGCCTGAAGCTGACCTCCGACAAGGAAGCTGCCTTTGACATTGCTCAGGATGTATTTATTAATGCATTGGATAAGATCGGTCAGTTACGGGAAGAGCAATTCTTCCAGTTCTGGATATTCCGGTCCGTGAAGAACGAATGTATGGACCACCTGAAAACCAGTGCCTGTGTGAAACTGGATGATGTGGCTCCTCTCGTTTGCGGGATCCGTGCAGAGGAAGAGGATGAACAAATACAGCTTCAGGACCATGAAATGCACTATGCGCAACTCCTGGATGCAGCCACCCGGTTGCCTCTGAATATGCGCGACATCTTCCGGATGAAATACCTTGAGTCCAAATCTCTGAAGGAGATCAGCACTTCAACCAATCTGACCATCTCTGCCGTCAAGATGCGCCTGGCCAGGGCCCGGCATAAGCTGGAAGAAACCTGCAGTTTTGCAGCGCTCTACAATTGA
- a CDS encoding response regulator transcription factor encodes MIRILIADDHKIFRDGLVSLLGQEQDIQVVGQASSGKEVIDQCENLPGCDLVILDIHMPGMPGEAVCKWIKEHYPALPVLVLSMHDESTYILKMLEAGASGYLLKEAGATELLQAIRTVARGDTYYSQHVSQTILHQLIRGKKQNEPERIPLTKREIEVLQLIAEEYSNQEIADKLFISIRTVDTHRTNILEKLGVKNTAGLVRYALKNKLIDPGH; translated from the coding sequence ATGATCAGGATACTGATAGCTGACGATCATAAAATTTTTCGTGACGGACTGGTCTCTCTGTTGGGTCAGGAACAAGACATTCAGGTTGTAGGTCAGGCTTCTTCTGGAAAAGAAGTTATCGACCAGTGCGAGAATTTGCCTGGCTGTGATCTGGTCATACTTGATATCCATATGCCTGGCATGCCTGGCGAAGCCGTCTGTAAATGGATCAAGGAACACTATCCCGCATTGCCGGTACTCGTGTTGTCCATGCACGATGAATCGACCTATATCCTGAAAATGCTGGAGGCAGGAGCTTCCGGATACCTATTGAAAGAAGCCGGTGCTACCGAATTGTTACAGGCTATCCGAACGGTGGCCAGAGGTGATACCTATTATTCCCAGCATGTGTCACAGACCATCCTGCATCAGCTGATCCGGGGTAAAAAACAAAATGAACCGGAGCGTATACCGCTGACCAAACGGGAGATTGAAGTCCTCCAGCTGATTGCAGAAGAATATTCAAATCAGGAAATAGCCGACAAGCTTTTCATCAGCATCCGTACCGTCGATACGCATCGCACCAATATCCTGGAAAAACTGGGTGTAAAGAATACGGCAGGGCTGGTTCGCTACGCGTTGAAAAATAAGCTTATCGATCCCGGTCATTGA
- a CDS encoding sensor histidine kinase: MDSTLLNEHIVRQLPFGLVLLDENKQELWHNQHAFMHLQLDPQQPIEKRSYHQLFYAIEGLFKVIHKQSSNNFKPFRIFASRTEAGKYLNIWGKPLMGGILVITSDVTELKQLEHKNLEAMVEGQELERMRLARELHDGVGPLMSAIQLKVDQSISPAAPGEPDVAGELKELIHTASREIRAVSHALIPGSLLDFGLSPALKSLCERMEQPGLEITYYAPKSVSRLEQGKELGIYRIAQELLHNALKHAQASHIHVQLSFDGANLTLSVEDDGIGMGNLDPADSGIGLRNVRNRTRSLEGTFVLESQPGKGVLALVEIPVI; the protein is encoded by the coding sequence TTGGATAGCACATTGTTAAATGAACATATCGTACGTCAGTTACCCTTTGGACTGGTATTACTTGACGAGAATAAGCAGGAACTCTGGCACAATCAGCATGCTTTCATGCATTTGCAGCTCGACCCGCAGCAACCCATTGAAAAACGTTCGTACCATCAACTTTTTTACGCCATCGAAGGTCTCTTCAAAGTCATCCACAAACAATCCTCCAACAATTTTAAACCCTTTCGCATCTTCGCTTCCCGAACAGAGGCAGGCAAATACCTGAACATCTGGGGAAAGCCTTTGATGGGAGGTATACTGGTTATCACCTCAGATGTAACCGAATTGAAGCAATTGGAACATAAGAACCTCGAAGCAATGGTGGAAGGGCAGGAACTGGAGCGTATGCGCCTGGCCAGGGAACTGCATGACGGTGTAGGTCCGCTGATGTCCGCCATCCAACTGAAAGTGGATCAGAGTATATCTCCCGCTGCGCCGGGTGAACCAGATGTAGCCGGTGAACTCAAAGAGCTCATCCATACGGCTTCCCGGGAGATCCGGGCTGTATCCCATGCACTGATACCGGGGTCACTGCTTGATTTCGGATTATCCCCGGCCCTGAAAAGCCTGTGCGAGCGGATGGAACAACCCGGCCTCGAGATCACCTATTATGCCCCGAAATCGGTGTCTCGCCTGGAACAGGGCAAAGAACTTGGCATCTATCGCATTGCCCAGGAACTTTTACATAATGCACTGAAACACGCTCAGGCCAGTCATATTCATGTCCAGTTATCTTTCGATGGTGCTAACCTGACACTCAGCGTAGAGGATGATGGCATAGGTATGGGAAATCTGGACCCCGCCGACAGCGGAATTGGCCTCCGCAATGTTCGCAATCGGACCCGCTCTCTGGAAGGGACTTTTGTCCTGGAATCTCAACCCGGCAAAGGGGTATTGGCGTTGGTGGAAATACCGGTGATATGA
- a CDS encoding DUF3052 domain-containing protein, protein MQPPGTPLARKLGFKPDLRICCLNQPPEYRSFFDVLPDGIQWVQNPEAGMDIIHYFEVSRDQLAANLPWLRDLIVTNGMIWVSWPKKSSGRKSDVTEDVIRDLALAHRLVDVKVVSVNAIWSGLKLVIPLKYR, encoded by the coding sequence ATGCAACCACCCGGAACACCGCTGGCCAGAAAATTAGGCTTCAAGCCGGACTTACGCATATGCTGCCTGAACCAGCCCCCTGAATACCGCTCTTTTTTTGACGTGTTACCGGATGGGATACAATGGGTTCAGAATCCTGAAGCCGGAATGGACATCATCCATTATTTCGAAGTCTCCCGGGATCAACTGGCTGCAAACCTGCCCTGGTTGAGGGATCTGATCGTAACGAACGGAATGATTTGGGTCTCCTGGCCTAAGAAGTCATCGGGCAGGAAGTCCGATGTGACCGAGGATGTCATTCGCGATTTGGCCCTGGCACACCGGCTTGTCGACGTTAAAGTGGTTTCTGTCAACGCGATCTGGTCCGGGCTGAAGCTGGTCATCCCGCTTAAATATCGTTAA
- a CDS encoding AhpC/TSA family protein, which translates to MKYSIQSLLFVLLVTGSLSLSAQEGIQRVENVYTVDIDDLTQYGIDTGYLVPAGLPTGMYAPDFYATDQRGQSFKLSDVYRDHQVVLMFYRGHWCSICNAQLQKLSDSLDLLENNGIKVIAVTPESMAGVAIMSHSVNAQFSIVSDTTHSILDAYGVTFHATEDYTHRIEQRAIVKPTEDLAHHQAILPVPATYLIDQGGEIIYAHFDPNYRNRASIHEILEFLN; encoded by the coding sequence ATGAAGTACTCCATCCAATCTTTGTTGTTTGTGCTGTTGGTGACGGGTTCCCTTAGCTTATCGGCCCAGGAAGGGATCCAGCGAGTCGAGAATGTCTATACCGTAGATATTGACGACCTGACGCAGTATGGGATCGATACGGGCTATCTGGTTCCGGCAGGACTGCCGACCGGCATGTACGCCCCGGACTTTTATGCCACCGACCAGCGCGGGCAATCATTCAAACTTTCGGATGTCTACCGGGACCATCAGGTGGTATTGATGTTTTACCGCGGCCACTGGTGCAGCATCTGCAATGCCCAATTACAAAAACTATCCGACTCACTGGATTTGCTCGAAAATAACGGCATCAAAGTCATTGCGGTCACACCCGAATCCATGGCCGGCGTCGCCATTATGTCGCATTCGGTCAATGCACAATTTTCAATCGTCTCGGACACCACCCACTCCATCCTTGATGCCTATGGTGTAACTTTCCATGCTACCGAAGATTACACCCATCGAATCGAACAACGTGCTATTGTCAAGCCTACTGAAGACCTGGCCCATCATCAGGCCATTTTACCTGTCCCGGCGACTTATCTGATCGACCAGGGCGGTGAGATCATCTATGCCCATTTTGATCCCAACTACAGGAATCGCGCCTCCATCCATGAAATCCTCGAGTTTCTCAACTAG
- a CDS encoding effector binding domain-containing protein, translating into MQKLRIALLVGISSWTIFMIPACQTPSEDIATEPFKVIGLTVISSLKEQQNTTDIGIFWGQLYAQNVLQRIPNKVSDDVYIVYTDYANNPDEGFRIIMGAKVSSLDSIPRGLTGRTISGGNYKKFTAHGEMPKAVNNLWSQIRLMDSSRLSRTYLADYEVYGRDRSSPDAEVDVFISVK; encoded by the coding sequence ATGCAGAAATTAAGAATAGCACTCCTGGTGGGGATCAGCTCCTGGACGATCTTTATGATCCCGGCCTGTCAGACCCCGTCCGAAGACATCGCAACGGAACCATTTAAAGTGATCGGTCTGACCGTGATTTCCAGTTTAAAGGAACAACAGAATACCACGGATATTGGAATATTCTGGGGACAACTTTATGCACAAAATGTGCTGCAACGCATTCCGAACAAAGTCAGTGACGATGTATATATCGTATATACTGACTACGCAAACAATCCGGATGAAGGTTTCCGGATCATTATGGGGGCAAAAGTCAGCAGCCTTGACAGCATTCCACGCGGCCTCACCGGACGCACAATCTCCGGTGGCAATTATAAAAAATTCACCGCTCATGGTGAAATGCCCAAAGCTGTAAACAATTTATGGAGTCAGATCCGTTTAATGGATTCAAGCAGGCTAAGCCGCACCTACCTGGCCGATTATGAAGTATATGGTCGTGACCGCAGTTCGCCGGATGCAGAAGTGGATGTTTTCATATCGGTGAAGTAA
- a CDS encoding DUF2911 domain-containing protein: MKKTAVILFLMLSLTGFGFGQITTPAASPTGTVTQNVGLINIEIEYSRPSVKGRKIFGDLLPYGEVWRVGANSATKITFSGDVTIGGTAVKAGSYALLAKPGMDEWQIMLYPYTTSNWMAYPEETPLVTLTVNSEKISTPVETLTIGIDHIRSESAHLVISWENTLVKFPVELNTDQAVMASIDRTMAGPSANDYYAAASYYFNEGKDAKQALEWVNKCLSMGPERYWIVRLKSQLQAENGDFKGAIETAKRSMALAKEANNQDYVRLNEKAIEMWMKKM; encoded by the coding sequence ATGAAAAAAACTGCAGTTATTCTCTTTCTAATGTTGTCTTTGACCGGTTTTGGTTTTGGACAGATTACCACACCGGCAGCAAGCCCTACCGGAACAGTGACCCAGAATGTGGGCCTGATCAATATTGAGATCGAATATTCCCGTCCCAGTGTCAAGGGCCGGAAAATATTTGGTGATCTACTACCCTATGGAGAAGTCTGGAGGGTAGGGGCCAATTCAGCCACCAAAATTACCTTCAGCGGAGATGTGACCATTGGCGGTACCGCTGTAAAAGCTGGTTCTTATGCGCTGCTGGCCAAACCCGGCATGGACGAATGGCAGATCATGCTTTATCCCTACACCACTTCCAACTGGATGGCATATCCGGAAGAAACTCCATTGGTTACCCTTACGGTGAACAGTGAAAAGATCAGTACACCGGTGGAGACGCTGACCATTGGTATTGATCACATCCGTTCCGAAAGCGCCCACCTGGTCATCAGCTGGGAAAACACTCTGGTAAAATTCCCGGTTGAGCTGAACACCGATCAGGCTGTTATGGCCAGCATTGACCGCACCATGGCAGGTCCTTCCGCCAACGATTATTATGCTGCTGCCAGCTATTATTTCAATGAAGGAAAAGATGCCAAACAAGCCCTGGAATGGGTTAATAAGTGTTTGTCCATGGGACCGGAACGCTACTGGATCGTACGTTTAAAGTCCCAGCTACAGGCTGAAAACGGCGACTTCAAAGGCGCTATTGAAACAGCTAAAAGATCTATGGCATTGGCCAAGGAAGCCAACAACCAGGATTATGTCCGGTTGAATGAAAAAGCCATCGAAATGTGGATGAAGAAGATGTAA
- a CDS encoding 6-bladed beta-propeller translates to MKRRQFLRDTTLSLATLPYIHRHLAPAEVILGHNEHRYRLDRHWGDLNPQVIPVKDCHEMIQDKQGRIFLLTNETKNNVIIYNKDGKPITTWGTTYPGAHGLTLSEEGGESFLYICDNNRHEVIKTTLDGREIMVLPYPAESGKYESAEKYIPTETTIAPNGDIYVADGYGSQYIIHYDSQGKLKNVFGGRGPSPANFDNAHGIALDTRLPGEPTLLITARQQNKLKRFSLAGELIKEIPIPGAYICRPVIHGDYVYCATLISHLPWDSGSGFVTILDKNDQVVSVPGGSAPTYTNGKLEPLFQTVQAFKHPHDVCVDEDENLYIAQWNSDKVYPYKLTRVA, encoded by the coding sequence ATGAAAAGACGTCAATTTCTCCGGGATACTACGCTTTCATTGGCGACGTTGCCTTACATCCACCGGCATCTTGCTCCTGCCGAAGTTATTCTTGGCCACAATGAGCACCGGTATCGCCTGGACCGTCATTGGGGAGACCTGAATCCACAGGTTATTCCGGTCAAAGATTGTCATGAGATGATCCAGGATAAACAAGGCCGCATTTTCTTGCTAACCAATGAGACCAAAAACAACGTGATCATCTACAACAAAGATGGTAAACCGATCACAACCTGGGGTACCACCTATCCCGGCGCCCATGGTCTGACCCTCTCAGAAGAAGGTGGGGAATCGTTTTTGTACATCTGCGATAATAACCGGCATGAGGTCATCAAAACCACACTTGACGGCCGCGAGATCATGGTCCTTCCCTATCCGGCTGAATCCGGGAAATACGAAAGCGCCGAAAAATACATTCCTACCGAGACCACCATTGCTCCCAATGGCGATATCTATGTAGCGGACGGATACGGGTCGCAGTATATCATTCACTACGACAGCCAGGGAAAACTGAAAAACGTATTTGGGGGCCGTGGGCCATCGCCCGCCAATTTTGACAATGCCCATGGAATCGCACTGGACACGAGGCTACCCGGAGAACCGACCCTGCTTATTACAGCCCGTCAGCAAAATAAACTGAAACGTTTCAGCCTTGCCGGGGAGTTGATCAAGGAGATCCCTATCCCCGGTGCGTACATCTGCCGTCCGGTCATCCACGGAGATTATGTTTATTGCGCAACGCTGATCTCACACCTCCCATGGGACTCTGGTTCCGGATTCGTGACCATCCTGGATAAAAACGACCAGGTTGTCAGTGTTCCCGGCGGTTCGGCGCCAACCTACACCAATGGCAAACTCGAACCATTGTTCCAAACCGTACAGGCCTTTAAGCACCCGCACGATGTCTGTGTCGATGAGGACGAAAACCTGTATATCGCTCAGTGGAATTCCGATAAGGTCTATCCGTATAAACTGACCCGGGTGGCATGA
- a CDS encoding exo-alpha-sialidase — protein sequence MIRLQTGLLLILVATLLPGQEQPELKPVFINGNDGYACFRIPAIVKAPNGRVLAFCEARKSGCDDFGKVDIVLKESRDQGKTWSGLTVVAANGSAKAGNPAPVWDLLDPRYPAGRLFLFYNTANASEWEIRSGKGVTEVWCQTSVDLGKSWSEPVNITMQVHHPYQPGYRDDYQDPLDWRTNALGPGHALQLIHKPYRGRLFVPANHSAGEPRDSFLDYHAYGFYSDDHGLSFHLSGEVNEPGSNESIATEWTDGTILLNTRQQSGSTHERLVSTSNDGGAHWDTSYYDAYLPDPVCQASTFLFSGKEGHALLFCNPQSTSGRRNLVLKASLDGGRHWSESRAVWPGDASYSDLVQLNSGDIGILFEQGNKGGIYFTSVSWQWVKGGKNAPVLEWVKPHRPPGEDRIALAAPQVSPANTFFQDRIFMEIKGGVSGTRYYYTDDGSVPDEHAQRYYQPLEIKASKEFKIKAFHDQYNSSPTVTRSYYKIKELPALDQVTLEMQPSPQYGGQGVATLLDHQLGTGDISDGTWIGFEGNDCVLTFQYNRPVVLSQLMVSCLNAPGRWILPASSIEVYTSTDGHRFDYWDESTPESTSGEGNIMTRIELTGRRERYLKVVIKNAGILPAGHPGAGKPAWLFVDEVVVE from the coding sequence ATGATACGACTCCAGACCGGCTTACTGCTCATTCTCGTTGCAACGCTATTGCCTGGACAGGAACAGCCTGAGTTAAAGCCAGTCTTTATAAATGGAAATGACGGCTATGCCTGTTTTCGCATTCCCGCGATCGTCAAAGCTCCGAATGGTCGTGTTCTGGCATTCTGTGAAGCCCGAAAATCCGGCTGTGACGACTTTGGGAAAGTCGATATTGTTCTCAAAGAAAGCAGGGACCAGGGCAAAACCTGGTCCGGATTGACGGTAGTCGCTGCCAATGGCTCAGCCAAGGCAGGAAACCCTGCACCGGTCTGGGACCTGTTGGATCCGCGCTACCCGGCAGGCAGACTTTTCCTTTTTTACAACACCGCAAATGCCTCCGAATGGGAGATCCGGTCCGGAAAAGGAGTGACCGAAGTGTGGTGCCAGACCAGTGTGGATCTGGGCAAATCGTGGTCTGAACCTGTAAACATTACAATGCAGGTCCATCATCCCTATCAACCCGGATATCGTGATGACTACCAGGACCCACTGGATTGGCGGACCAATGCCCTGGGTCCGGGGCATGCCCTGCAACTGATCCATAAACCTTACCGTGGTAGACTTTTTGTCCCGGCAAATCATTCCGCCGGAGAGCCCAGGGACAGCTTTTTGGACTACCACGCCTATGGCTTCTATAGCGATGATCATGGATTGTCCTTCCACCTATCCGGGGAAGTCAATGAACCTGGCTCAAACGAGTCCATAGCCACAGAATGGACAGACGGCACCATTTTACTGAATACCCGCCAACAAAGTGGCAGTACACATGAGAGACTGGTCAGTACCAGTAACGATGGAGGTGCGCATTGGGATACCAGTTATTACGACGCCTATCTGCCTGACCCGGTCTGTCAGGCCAGCACCTTTCTGTTCTCCGGGAAGGAAGGCCATGCATTGCTTTTTTGCAATCCCCAGTCCACATCCGGCCGTCGCAACCTGGTTCTGAAAGCCAGCCTCGATGGTGGCCGTCACTGGTCAGAATCCAGGGCAGTATGGCCAGGCGATGCGTCATATTCAGACCTGGTTCAATTGAATTCTGGTGATATCGGCATTCTATTCGAACAAGGAAATAAGGGTGGTATTTATTTTACCAGTGTGTCCTGGCAGTGGGTGAAAGGGGGTAAAAATGCACCAGTTCTGGAATGGGTTAAACCCCATAGACCACCAGGTGAAGACCGGATTGCCCTTGCCGCCCCACAGGTATCTCCGGCAAACACATTTTTTCAGGATCGCATTTTTATGGAAATAAAAGGTGGTGTTTCCGGCACCCGGTATTATTACACCGATGATGGAAGCGTACCGGATGAACATGCTCAACGGTATTACCAACCACTGGAGATCAAAGCATCCAAAGAATTCAAAATCAAGGCTTTTCACGATCAATATAATTCCAGTCCCACCGTTACCCGGTCCTATTACAAGATTAAGGAGTTGCCTGCACTGGATCAGGTAACTCTGGAGATGCAACCTTCACCGCAGTATGGAGGACAGGGAGTTGCAACCCTCCTGGATCACCAACTTGGCACCGGAGATATCAGTGACGGAACCTGGATTGGTTTTGAAGGAAATGATTGTGTGCTGACCTTTCAATACAATCGTCCGGTGGTCTTATCACAACTCATGGTAAGCTGTTTAAACGCACCCGGTCGCTGGATCCTGCCAGCTTCAAGCATTGAAGTCTATACATCAACCGACGGCCACCGTTTTGACTATTGGGATGAAAGCACTCCGGAAAGCACCTCAGGAGAAGGAAATATCATGACCAGAATAGAGCTCACCGGTCGACGTGAGCGCTACCTCAAGGTTGTGATCAAAAATGCAGGCATCTTACCTGCCGGACATCCAGGTGCCGGCAAGCCAGCATGGTTGTTCGTAGATGAAGTCGTCGTCGAGTGA